One stretch of Arachis duranensis cultivar V14167 chromosome 1, aradu.V14167.gnm2.J7QH, whole genome shotgun sequence DNA includes these proteins:
- the LOC107473482 gene encoding spermidine coumaroyl-CoA acyltransferase, with amino-acid sequence MANHHKRTLKFDIKQIVYVKPSKPTPNGNISLSALDNRADNNGLCHIVQIYQSPKNDQNDPALMIKEALSKALFYYYPLAGRIVKHADGKLRVNCNANGVPFVEAIANCNLSSLHYLDGSNTEIAKHLVLDLPSEDEHGFQLYPLLIKVTKFLCGGFTIGLGTSHAIIDGSGKSQFLQAIAEFASGKTEPSVKPAWEREKLVGSITKMPLEIPMDESSAAVSPYLPTKKLVHACFKVDNESIKRLKMSLMKEIISDQNNNMEESFTSFESLASYVWRARTRALKLNSDGKVMLTIIVGIRKDLLDPPLPKGYYGNIAVDANIVLTAREVNERPLSHVAKIIKETKKVAQTKEYVKRMIDTSATAADDDFDYDGRGACMVLTDWKHLGFSKNMDLGWTQPVNFVPAPCGLFDKLHLCIFSSPSSLDPSMDGGARIFVSLPNAAMPKFRNEIEALITKP; translated from the coding sequence ATGGCAAATCATCATAAGAGAACGCTAAAGTTTGACATTAAACAAATTGTTTATGTGAAACCATCAAAACCCACACCAAATGGCAACATTTCACTCTCTGCACTTGATAATAGAGCTGATAACAATGGCCTATGCCATATTGTTCAAATATATCAATCACCGAAAAATGACCAAAATGACCCTGCCCTTATGATCAAAGAAGCACTCTCAAAGGCTTTGTTTTATTACTACCCTTTGGCGGGTAGAATAGTAAAACATGCTGATGGGAAACTTAGAGTTAATTGCAATGCAAATGGAGTTCCCTTTGTAGAAGCCATTGCTAATTGCAACCTTTCTTCTCTCCACTACCTTGATGGTAGTAACACAGAGATTGCAAAACACTTGGTACTTGATCTTCCTTCTGAGGATGAACATGGTTTCCAATTATACCCTTTGTTGATCAAGGTAACCAAGTTTCTATGTGGGGGTTTCACAATTGGCTTAGGAACCTCACATGCTATAATTGATGGCAGTGGAAAATCTCAATTCTTGCAAGCCATAGCCGAATTTGCAAGTGGAAAAACCGAGCCATCGGTGAAGCCTGCATGGGagagagaaaagcttgttgggTCAATTACCAAAATGCCCTTGGAGATTCCTATGGATGAGTCCTCTGCCGCGGTCTCACCTTATTTGCCCACCAAAAAACTTGTTCATGCATGCTTTAAAGTCGACAATGAGAGCATAAAAAGGCTCAAGATGAGTTTGATGAAGGAAATTATTAGTGACCAAAACAATAACATGGAAGAAAGCTTCACAAGTTTTGAGTCTCTTGCTTCCTATGTTTGGAGGGCAAGAACAAGAGCTTTGAAATTGAACAGTGATGGTAAAGTTATGTTGACTATCATAGTAGGGATAAGAAAGGACCTTCTTGATCCTCCTTTGCCTAAAGGGTATTATGGGAATATTGCAGTGGATGCAAACATTGTGTTGACTGCTAGAGAAGTCAACGAAAGACCACTCTCCCATGTAGCGAAGATCATCAAAGAAACTAAGAAGGTTGCTCAGACAAAGGAGTACGTCAAGAGAATGATCGACACGTCGGCGACGGCGGCCGACGACGATTTCGATTATGATGGAAGGGGTGCGTGCATGGTTTTGACAGACTGGAAACATTTGGGTTTTTCAAAGAACATGGATTTAGGATGGACACAACCGGTGAATTTTGTTCCTGCCCCATGTGGtttgtttgataaattgcattTGTGTATTTTCTCATCTCCGAGTAGCTTGGATCCTTCAATGGATGGAGGTGCTAGGATCTTTGTGTCACTCCCCAATGCTGCCATGCCCAAGTTTAGGAACGAGATTGAAGCTCTTATTACGAAACCATAG